In the genome of Mycosarcoma maydis chromosome 21, whole genome shotgun sequence, one region contains:
- a CDS encoding uncharacterized protein (related to CST26 - protein required for incorporation of stearic acid into phosphatidylinositol) — protein sequence MSSNATTNSIPENVSAKTGLGSSATAPPYTIPISSRPPKQTYLQTTLFALVFNICIISVHLFQLLSWPLSLHPATKPIYHSHIAYTKLAFARILLIISQFFGPSQLIISIGDGKGGYLDPETFVHRNKQTGKIVSIDLPSRSIWMSNHQVYTDWLYLWCLAYYADLADSILIILKKSLKWIPFIGWGMQFYRFIFLARNWASDQAQLAKQLGEVASQNQNDAFSSASTDTAKKLLLLIFPEGTLVSSQTRPVSAKFAEKMGIKDMENLLLPRSTGLFFCLRTLAKEMHDLWLVDFSVGYPGVPPAGHGQDFYTLRSIFMQGVPPPAIHVHLTMTRITKPVAGDTSSNAVAVAQLATADIDAPPLGANIKPAESSEEERSAFETWLRQRWTNKDAEMHRFYTDGDFVQGEFTSLVKQGKQADPAQAHGKYVVLPVELRSLKEIGDAACWGISFIVLWSASKVYKAVFG from the coding sequence ATGTCATCCAACGCCACAACCAACTCCATCCCGGAGAATGTCTCTGCCAAAACCGGCCTAGGCTCTTCAGCCACTGCGCCTCCTTACACCATTCCCATCTCGTCACGACCGCCCAAACAGACCTACTTGCAAACCACCCTGTTCGCGCTCGTCTTCAACATCTGCATCATCTCTGTTCATCTGTTCCAACTGCTATCATGGCCACTCTCGCTTCATCCGGCTACGAAACCGATCTATCACTCGCACATTGCATACACCAAGCTTGCGTTCGCTCGAATTCTACTCATCATTTCGCAATTCTTTGGACCTAGCCAGCtcatcatctcgatcgGCGATGGAAAAGGCGGATACTTGGATCCGGAAACTTTTGTGCACCGGAATAAACAGACGGGAAAGATTGTTTCGATCGATCTGCCGAGTCGGTCGATCTGGATGTCGAATCACCAGGTCTATACGGATTGGTTGTACCTGTGGTGTCTTGCCTACTATGCGGATTTGGCGGATAGTATCCTGATTATCCTGAAAAAATCTTTAAAGTGGATTCCTTTCATTGGCTGGGGGATGCAGTTCTATCGCTTTATCTTTCTCGCACGCAACTGGGCTAGCGATCAGGCACAATTGGCCAAACAACTAGGCGAAGTCGCATCGCAAAACCAGAACGACGCATTCTCGAGTGCTTCCACCGACACCGCCAAGAAGTTGCTATTGCTCATCTTCCCCGAAGGAACGCTTGTATCGAGCCAAACTCGACCGGTGTCGGCCAAGTTTGCCGAGAAAATGGGGATCAAGGACATGGAGAACCTGCTGCTTCCGAGGTCGACAGGCCTGTTCTTTTGTCTTCGAACGTTGGCGAAAGAGATGCATGATCTATGGCTCGTCGATTTTAGCGTGGGATATCCCGGTGTTCCACCAGCGGGTCACGGACAGGACTTTTACACGCTCAGAAGTATCTTTATGCAAGGTGTGCCTCCGCCGGCGATTCATGTGCACTTGACCATGACGCGCATCACAAAACCTGTAGCTGGCGATACCTCTTCAAACGCTGTTGCGGTCGCACAGCTTGCTACGGCAGATATTGATGCACCACCTCTAGGCGCAAACATCAAGCCTGCAGAGAGCAGCGAAGAAGAAAGAAGCGCTTTCGAAACCTGGCTCAGGCAGCGTTGGACAAacaaggatgccgagatgCACAGGTTTTACACGGATGGTGACTTTGTACAAGGCGAGTTTACCAGCTTAGTCAAGCAAGGAAAACAGGCGGATCCGGCACAGGCGCATGGCAAGTATGTAGTGTTGCCAGTGGAGTTAAGGAGCTTGAAGGAGATAGGCGATGCAGCGTGTTGGGGCATTTCTTTTATTGTGCTGTGGAGTGCCAGCAAGGTATACAAGGCTGTGTTCGGCTAG
- a CDS encoding uncharacterized protein (related to MDM20 non-catalytic subunit of the NatB N-terminal acetyltransferase) produces MNAAFNPLAMLAERVCGPIYNAIDTGNNVLAVRHADKVLQSQPDLALASALKALALVRSSKRAEADQICTKLVKRGLRKGEENALTPLIWTLGRLGRTDDEITLLEAAVKASPNDESLARQAFFAFIKNKAFQKAQQLALKMHKSFTGRNRAQGRFVEEYFWWSILSYLLLARDPKAPGAALALPLSQRMIEKQIESKPLGLNDEEALCLLLQVLIRQGKKQDAFDLVAAQDSVGHKLCDRNLGLEFTRTDLAQDLQNWRYVEASCWKRIDGGSRNWAHFSGYLDAAEKLGKDHLVAAQKKINVLLSIKGATKDRSVRLAELEVVRKRWNMGDQDAEPQLEAKLVSYFDQFASKACCHEDLVVYLGVLGAESRARLTEKIKSKARSLPIKNELDLRTNISIVKITRTIQPAITMTEESEATLATELLQQYLDGLSVGASLPDTEMQPADDLALVGVQALLSAYRLSHGKLVYLYQTIALLEFALTKSNKGYQLRMLLIRSYILAGAFDRASVHYGLLGLKSVQADTLSHLISERCSCFSSVCSSSTDADEGLYKTIVRTLSTSQAIYEENSTSTPDMISKALEHGIYSRVEEFVEFGDALERSFQRQVLRLEESRSHFMNRRNLRNEQERKQFEAGIAKAVEAVKRDGEKGLSDQRDFAVLVNYQPLDTPNVEELTQVGARKDAGWVRSIAWTLSTESGSVEETDLQSLTAQERALVAVTQSARSGTLDPTRLTQMLESTKSTVRSLMELASNSASQTGTIRPVDAVHEVALTLEAIYHTHSKLDDESKSTCKTHLAEMATLVNHLSRASEAVGSPTVLQGGFASLGKDKVEQMLKSTCDNVAHSLTKVFGNLRDALRDAL; encoded by the coding sequence atgaACGCCGCGTTCAATCCGCTAGCTATGCTAGCAGAAAGGGTCTGCGGTCCCATTTACAACGCTATCGATACAGGCAACAATGTACTTGCTGTGAGACATGCTGATAAGGTGCTGCAGTCTCAGCCGGATCTGGCGCTTGCTTCCGCACTCAAAGCGCTCGCACTGGTACGCTCATCGAAACGCGCCGAAGCCGACCAGATCTGCACAAAGCTGGTAAAGAGAGGCTTGCGGAAGGGCGAAGAAAACGCTCTGACACCACTGATCTGGACATTGGGTCGACTGGGTCGTACCGATGACGAAATCACTCTTCTGGAAGCTGCGGTCAAGGCTAGCCCCAACGACGAGTCCTTAGCTCGCCAGGCTTTCTTTGCTTTCATCAAGAACAAAGCGTTTCAAaaagcgcagcagctggcgctcaagatgcaCAAGTCGTTTACCGGTCGCAAccgagctcaaggaagGTTTGTGGAAGAGTATTTTTGGTGGTCTATCCTATCTtatctgctgctcgctaGGGATCCCAAGGCGCCAGGTGCAGCTCTGGCACTACCGCTCAGCCAAAGGATGATCGAAAAGCAGATTGAATCCAAGCCGCTGGGCTTGaacgacgaagaagcgcttTGTCTGTTGCTGCAAGTGCTCATTCGACAAGGCAAGAAGCAAGACGCTTTCGATTTGGTCGCTGCTCAAGACTCTGTTGGACATAAGCTGTGCGACCGCAACCTTGGCTTGGAATTCACCCGAACCGATTTGGCTCAGGATCTGCAGAACTGGAGATACGTGGAAGCAAGCTGTTGGAAGCGTATCGACGGTGGCAGTCGGAACTGGGCGCATTTCAGCGGCTACTTGGACGCGGCCGAGAAGCTAGGCAAGGATCACCTCGTGGCAGCTCAGAAGAAGATCAACGTGCTTTTGAGCATCAAGGGTGCTACAAAGGATCGTTCGGTGCggcttgccgagctggaagtTGTACGCAAGCGTTGGAACATGGGCGACCAGGATGCCGAGCCACAGCTTGAGGCCAAGTTGGTCTCTTACTTTGACCAGTTTGCGAGCAAAGCGTGCTGTCACGAAGATCTTGTTGTGTATCTCGGTGTGCTCGGCGCGGAATCGCGAGCAAGGCTGACTGAAAAGATCAAGagcaaagcacgaagtTTGCCGATCAAGAACGAGCTGGATCTGAGGACCAACATCTCGATCGTCAAGATCACACGAACAATCCAACCTGCAATCACTATGACGGAGGAAAGCGAAGCCACTCTTGCGACTGAACTGTTGCAACAGTACCTGGACGGTCTGTCGGTAGGAGCATCGTTGCCGGATACGGAAATGCAGCCTGCCGATGACCTTGCACTTGTGGGCGTGCAAGCATTGCTCTCGGCATACCGGCTGTCGCACGGCAAGCTCGTGTACCTGTATCAAACCATTGCGTTGCTTGAATTTGCCCTGACAAAAAGCAACAAGGGGTATCAGCTACGAATGCTGCTCATCCGTAGCTATATTCTTGCAGGCGCGTTTGATCGCGCTTCGGTTCATTACGGCCTGCTTGGACTGAAAAGTGTACAGGCGGACACGCTGTCACACCTGATCAGTGAGCGTTGCTCGTGCTTCTCTTCGGtgtgctcgagcagcacagaTGCGGACGAGGGACTATACAAAACAATTGTCCGCACACTGTCGACATCGCAAGCAATCTACGAAGAGAACTCGACGTCTACACCAGACATGATTTCCAAAGCATTGGAGCACGGTATCTACTCTCGCGTCGAGGAGTTTGTCGAATTTGGCGATGCGTTAGAGAGATCGTTTCAGCGACAGGTGTTGCGGTTGGAAGAGTCGCGTTCGCATTTCATGAATCGACGAAACTTGCGGAACGAGCAAGAGAGGAAACAGTTCGAAGCTGGCATTGCCAAGGCGGTCGAAGCTGTCAAGCGGGATGGGGAGAAGGGACTGTCGGACCAGAGAGATTTCGCGGTGCTTGTCAACTATCAGCCGCTGGATACGCCGAAtgtcgaggagctgacACAGGTGGGTGCGCGTAAGGATGCGGGGTGGGTGCGGAGTATTGCTTGGACGCTGTCGACAGAGAGCGGGTCGGTGGAAGAGACCGACTTACAGAGCCTGACAGCTCAAGAAAGGGCGCTAGTTGCTGTCACTCAAAGTGCACGTTCGGGGACGCTGGATCCGACAAGGCTGACACAGATGCTGGAATCGACCAAGAGTACCGTCCGATCGCTCATGGAGTTGGCGAGTAATTCGGCGAGTCAAACTGGCACGATCCGACCAGTGGATGCGGTACATGAAGTGGCGCTAACACTGGAAGCCATCTACCACACGCACTCGAAACTGGACGATGAATCAAAGTCAACGTGCAAAACACACCTGGCAGAAATGGCTACGCTTGTCAACCACCTCTCTAGAGCAAGCGAGGCAGTAGGATCACCGACAGTTCTTCAAGGTGGTTTCGCGTCGTTGGGTAAGGACAAAGTGGAACAGATGCTGAAGAGCACTTGCGACAATGTGGCTCACAGCTTGACCAAGGTGTTTGGCAACTTGAGGGATGCTCTACGAGATGCCTTGTGA